One Alkalispirochaeta americana DNA segment encodes these proteins:
- a CDS encoding 8-oxo-dGTP diphosphatase has translation MKRASLETSFPRSLAKSATSSPLDWSSYRPDDTAVLCFLRKPGWLLLIRKKRGLGAGKINGPGGKTEPGETPRDTAIRETREEVGLIPSEPRHQGALRFAFADGYRLEVHIFTATSWEGSLCETDEALPFWCPQEEIPYTEMWEDDILWLPAVLEGKSVEGEMFLRGDSLEFWDLRCSDDHQVG, from the coding sequence ATGAAAAGGGCTTCACTCGAGACATCTTTCCCCCGATCCCTGGCAAAAAGCGCTACTTCTTCGCCCCTGGACTGGAGCAGCTATCGCCCCGATGATACGGCGGTGCTCTGTTTTCTGCGGAAACCGGGGTGGCTGCTCCTGATCAGAAAAAAGCGGGGCCTGGGAGCAGGGAAGATTAACGGCCCCGGCGGCAAGACGGAACCGGGGGAGACGCCCCGGGATACGGCGATCCGCGAGACCCGGGAGGAAGTAGGGCTCATTCCAAGCGAGCCCAGACATCAGGGAGCGTTACGCTTTGCCTTTGCCGACGGCTACCGCCTTGAGGTCCACATTTTTACCGCCACGTCCTGGGAAGGCTCCCTCTGCGAAACCGACGAGGCCCTTCCCTTCTGGTGCCCCCAGGAGGAGATTCCCTACACAGAGATGTGGGAAGACGACATTCTCTGGCTTCCCGCCGTTCTTGAGGGGAAATCCGTGGAGGGCGAGATGTTTCTGCGAGGGGATTCCCTGGAGTTCTGGGACCTGCGTTGCTCTGACGATCACCAGGTCGGCTGA
- the pyk gene encoding pyruvate kinase — translation MEKKLTKIVATVSDRRCEVDFIKGLYTAGMNVVRLNTAHQDPEGSLQVIKNTRAVSDEIALMVDTKGPEVRTRLTGSPFSVSAGDTVVVTDAPLKEKELGTTYEGFVDDLSPGKSILIDDGSLELQVLTKEPGRLVCRVCNDGEIENKKSINVPDAHLNVPALSEKDMAFIDFAIEQDLDFIAHSFVRSAGDVIAIQKILDDAGSAVKIVAKIENREGIRNLEEIIPHVAGVMIARGDLGIEIPAEQVPAYQKHIIELCRKHKRPVITATQMLHSMIKNPRPTRAEVSDVANAVYDGTDAIMLSGETAQGSYPLEAVQTMTRISRETERARSHFSRTQWIDPDTNQRNFLAKTVDSACRELPIKAVLSDTETGRSARVLSSYRMEVPIFARSPSKRVVRELSLSFGVFPAYMEYQASTDQLVANSLAGLLQDGVIDELDLVVIMGGAPGQSEGTNFVEINKASACLHLYSAGTPK, via the coding sequence ATGGAGAAAAAACTTACAAAGATTGTTGCCACCGTTTCAGACAGACGGTGCGAGGTCGATTTTATCAAGGGCCTCTACACAGCGGGTATGAACGTGGTGCGGTTGAACACCGCCCACCAGGACCCCGAGGGATCATTGCAGGTAATCAAAAACACCCGGGCTGTCTCCGATGAGATAGCTCTCATGGTGGATACCAAAGGCCCCGAGGTGAGGACTCGCCTCACGGGATCGCCCTTTTCCGTCTCTGCCGGTGATACCGTTGTCGTCACCGATGCTCCCCTGAAGGAGAAAGAACTGGGCACCACCTACGAAGGATTTGTGGATGACCTCTCTCCGGGCAAAAGCATTCTCATCGACGATGGAAGCCTGGAGTTACAGGTCCTGACAAAAGAACCGGGCCGTCTGGTGTGCCGGGTATGCAACGACGGAGAGATCGAGAACAAGAAAAGCATCAACGTGCCCGATGCCCATCTGAACGTGCCGGCCCTTTCGGAAAAAGACATGGCCTTTATCGACTTCGCTATCGAGCAGGATCTGGACTTTATTGCCCACTCCTTTGTGCGGAGCGCCGGGGACGTGATTGCAATACAGAAGATTCTCGACGATGCCGGAAGCGCTGTCAAAATAGTCGCCAAGATAGAGAACCGCGAAGGGATCAGAAATCTCGAAGAGATCATTCCCCACGTAGCGGGGGTCATGATCGCCCGGGGAGATCTGGGGATCGAGATACCGGCCGAGCAGGTGCCGGCCTATCAGAAGCATATCATTGAGCTGTGCCGAAAGCATAAGCGCCCGGTGATCACCGCAACCCAGATGTTGCACAGCATGATCAAAAACCCCCGTCCCACCCGGGCCGAGGTCTCCGATGTGGCCAACGCTGTCTACGACGGAACCGACGCGATCATGCTCTCCGGCGAGACGGCGCAGGGATCGTATCCCCTGGAGGCGGTCCAGACTATGACCAGGATTTCCCGGGAAACGGAACGGGCCCGTTCCCATTTTTCCCGAACCCAATGGATCGACCCCGACACAAACCAGCGGAACTTCCTGGCCAAGACGGTCGACTCCGCCTGTCGGGAGCTGCCCATAAAGGCGGTCCTGAGCGATACCGAAACGGGCCGGAGCGCGAGGGTCCTCTCCTCCTACCGCATGGAGGTTCCCATCTTTGCCCGCTCTCCCAGCAAACGCGTGGTGAGGGAACTGAGTTTGAGCTTTGGCGTTTTTCCCGCCTATATGGAGTATCAGGCTTCCACCGACCAGTTGGTGGCCAACTCCCTGGCTGGTCTGCTCCAGGATGGAGTTATCGATGAACTCGATCTGGTGGTGATCATGGGAGGAGCCCCCGGGCAGAGCGAAGGGACAAACTTTGTCGAGATTAACAAAGCTTCGGCCTGTCTCCACCTCTACAGCGCGGGAACCCCCAAATAG
- a CDS encoding CPBP family intramembrane glutamic endopeptidase → METVNLSISNAVSIFLFFTGWFFLLLFTLLPFLEGAFVVHAGLYWFITGYFLFIPMFAFAILSVRREGSRDIENIRLSLGVRGFSKKDLKYSIVGLIFVFLCTGIIFGISAALTHRFGIRPLSTTPWFMEFESFQGHERFFLLFWFPMFFFNIAGEEILWRGYIQTRLRGNYSWLLCSFLWMVFHIPFGLDLMIVLIPLLFVIPYVHKKTENTSNAMLIHGLYNGPVFVLVALGVIQ, encoded by the coding sequence ATGGAGACGGTGAATCTATCCATTTCAAACGCGGTTAGCATTTTTTTGTTCTTCACAGGCTGGTTTTTTCTGTTGCTTTTCACCCTTTTGCCGTTTCTTGAAGGGGCGTTCGTTGTACATGCCGGGCTTTACTGGTTCATAACGGGATATTTCCTTTTTATACCCATGTTTGCTTTTGCCATTCTTTCTGTCAGGAGAGAGGGGAGCCGCGACATCGAGAATATCAGGCTTTCCCTTGGAGTGCGAGGGTTTTCAAAAAAAGACCTGAAATATTCGATTGTCGGGTTGATCTTCGTATTCCTTTGCACGGGCATCATCTTTGGAATATCCGCAGCATTAACGCATAGATTCGGGATACGGCCACTTTCAACCACACCCTGGTTTATGGAATTTGAATCGTTTCAAGGTCATGAACGTTTCTTTCTTCTTTTCTGGTTCCCAATGTTCTTTTTTAATATTGCGGGAGAAGAAATCTTGTGGAGAGGGTATATTCAGACCCGATTGCGTGGTAACTATTCGTGGCTTCTTTGCTCATTTTTATGGATGGTTTTCCATATACCCTTTGGACTTGATTTGATGATTGTGCTGATCCCTTTGCTGTTTGTTATACCCTATGTGCATAAGAAGACCGAAAACACGTCCAATGCAATGCTGATCCATGGGCTGTACAACGGTCCCGTCTTTGTCCTGGTTGCCCTGGGGGTTATACAGTAG
- a CDS encoding methyl-accepting chemotaxis protein, translated as MGERTELSKKVIHAGVFGQVLVVLGLVAGVAGFPLPGLVSGVLGVCLSGWACVRALHRWGDIEEAFRNSRDRDQAFQDLKSKIFSLASRNSDNAQELISSIFSALEINEKIHQGIDDIGGQVDRTKESLRSSSAAIEEIGATIEAFTKRIDSQSSAVVQTSSAVEQMDSHLGNVSRIVDQHRENMTELVDLTGKGEQQAEQTNTLIEGIHNHIGAVQAVIQVINSVASQTNLLAMNAAIEAAHAGEAGRGFAVVADEIRKLAETTAQNSKTIGGTLKKIVSEIGQAKGLGSENLEYFRSVRTDAQEITQAFHEINRATVEISQGSSDVLKASTELVNITREIQQGGQEIATSVRELDASVRGILEASAATDRNSEQIDGILTLNNQTLATLAAASLHGIEAVQNLEGDIAADSGSAMNCKMVALNHLRWLMSARQVIEGDDSRRTFPSPELEKCWLSRWIKSPQGQHYAGSPALEQVQEVHLEFHTLLTRIMNNAQGTPAGRRSTELERSLETDYRSLMKCAARFVEAIEAFGQTRGVQIDQEIPAAMAG; from the coding sequence ATGGGTGAACGTACGGAACTCAGTAAAAAAGTAATACACGCGGGAGTTTTCGGCCAGGTGCTGGTTGTGCTGGGCCTGGTGGCAGGGGTTGCAGGGTTTCCCCTGCCGGGTCTCGTTTCAGGAGTTCTGGGGGTCTGCCTTTCGGGCTGGGCCTGTGTCAGGGCCCTGCATCGCTGGGGGGACATCGAAGAGGCCTTTCGGAACTCCAGGGATCGGGACCAGGCGTTCCAGGATCTGAAAAGCAAGATTTTCTCTCTCGCCAGCAGGAATAGCGACAACGCCCAGGAACTCATCAGCAGCATTTTCAGCGCGCTGGAGATCAACGAGAAGATCCACCAGGGAATCGATGATATCGGCGGCCAGGTGGACCGCACAAAAGAGAGTCTTCGTTCTTCTTCTGCGGCGATTGAGGAAATTGGAGCAACCATCGAGGCCTTCACCAAACGGATCGATTCCCAGTCCTCCGCGGTGGTTCAGACCTCGTCGGCGGTGGAACAGATGGATTCCCATCTGGGGAACGTTTCCCGAATCGTCGACCAGCACCGGGAAAACATGACCGAACTGGTGGATCTCACCGGCAAGGGAGAGCAGCAGGCCGAACAGACCAACACCCTCATCGAGGGGATTCACAACCACATAGGAGCCGTCCAGGCTGTCATCCAGGTTATTAACAGCGTGGCCAGCCAGACAAACCTCCTCGCCATGAACGCCGCCATCGAGGCTGCCCATGCCGGGGAAGCGGGCCGGGGCTTTGCCGTTGTGGCCGACGAGATCCGGAAACTGGCCGAGACTACCGCCCAGAACTCCAAAACCATCGGGGGAACCCTGAAGAAGATCGTTTCCGAGATTGGCCAGGCCAAGGGGCTGGGGAGCGAAAACCTGGAATATTTCCGCAGCGTCCGCACCGATGCCCAGGAGATTACCCAGGCCTTTCACGAGATCAACCGGGCCACCGTGGAGATATCCCAGGGGAGCAGCGATGTCCTGAAGGCATCCACGGAGCTTGTCAACATTACCCGGGAGATCCAGCAGGGTGGCCAGGAGATCGCCACCAGTGTACGGGAGCTGGACGCGAGCGTTCGGGGAATCCTTGAGGCCAGTGCCGCAACGGACCGGAACTCCGAGCAAATCGACGGGATTCTCACCCTGAACAACCAGACCCTGGCTACCCTGGCTGCGGCCAGTCTCCACGGTATTGAGGCAGTACAGAACCTGGAGGGTGATATTGCCGCAGATTCCGGGTCCGCCATGAACTGCAAAATGGTGGCCCTGAACCACCTGCGCTGGCTCATGAGCGCTCGCCAGGTGATCGAGGGAGATGATTCGCGACGGACCTTTCCTTCGCCGGAGCTGGAGAAATGCTGGCTTTCCCGCTGGATCAAGAGTCCTCAGGGTCAGCACTACGCCGGAAGCCCTGCCCTTGAACAGGTCCAGGAGGTGCATCTGGAGTTTCACACCCTCCTGACACGCATCATGAACAATGCCCAGGGGACACCCGCAGGGCGGCGTTCCACCGAGCTTGAGCGCTCCCTGGAGACAGACTACCGCAGCCTGATGAAGTGCGCTGCCCGGTTCGTCGAAGCCATTGAAGCCTTTGGTCAGACCCGGGGCGTGCAGATCGATCAGGAGATTCCAGCGGCGATGGCGGGCTGA
- the sfsA gene encoding DNA/RNA nuclease SfsA, whose amino-acid sequence MDPKKTSSGLISFGVAESFAPSGNLRTASFLRRRNRFVVEIALEPSPGGQPVSEEEETSAYLPNPGKLREILLPGTILSVTPGGEGSIHPWKVVSARRPDGSTVYLDTGRTNRVAQYLIDQGLIPALTGWKILRAEVPLPGTRSRVDFLLQNETGEKRYLEVKSCTLFNGPFAMFPDAVTERGRRHVEELAQSRRGALLVIIHSDECQWFVPEVHTDPAFAQTLAQARDVLSVIPLGVAWGGPGEITALRTDMTVPWEAISSHLDDRGCYAIMLHLRRETPIPTGALGTVRYPPGWYLYVGSARQGLQARINRHRRRGRKKLHWHIDYLREETSWVEAFPFRGPGRDEASLVEAFLPLADSSIPRFGASDSTCESHLLHFHQDPRRSRDFIEALLQERRRTLLTAIGTEEDSSGLGRLRP is encoded by the coding sequence ATGGACCCAAAAAAAACGTCAAGCGGGTTGATCTCTTTTGGTGTAGCAGAATCGTTTGCTCCATCGGGGAATCTCCGCACCGCCTCTTTCCTGCGCCGACGAAACCGGTTTGTCGTGGAGATAGCCCTGGAACCATCGCCCGGAGGACAGCCCGTGTCCGAAGAAGAGGAAACCTCAGCCTACTTGCCCAACCCGGGGAAATTGCGGGAAATACTGCTTCCCGGCACAATCCTCTCGGTCACTCCCGGGGGCGAGGGATCGATTCACCCCTGGAAGGTGGTCAGCGCCCGGCGCCCTGACGGGAGCACGGTCTATCTCGATACGGGCCGAACCAACCGGGTCGCGCAGTACCTGATCGATCAGGGACTGATTCCCGCCCTGACTGGCTGGAAGATCCTCCGTGCCGAAGTGCCTCTTCCGGGAACCCGCAGTCGGGTGGACTTCCTTCTCCAGAACGAAACAGGAGAGAAGCGGTATCTGGAGGTCAAGTCCTGCACCCTCTTCAACGGCCCCTTTGCCATGTTTCCCGACGCCGTGACCGAACGGGGACGACGTCATGTGGAGGAACTGGCCCAAAGCCGCCGGGGAGCACTCCTGGTGATTATCCACAGCGATGAATGCCAATGGTTTGTACCAGAGGTCCACACCGATCCGGCCTTCGCCCAAACCCTCGCCCAGGCAAGAGACGTCCTTTCCGTCATTCCCCTGGGCGTAGCCTGGGGAGGCCCGGGAGAGATCACGGCCCTGCGCACGGACATGACCGTACCCTGGGAAGCGATCTCTTCCCACCTGGATGACCGGGGGTGCTACGCCATCATGCTTCACCTCCGCCGGGAAACACCCATCCCCACGGGAGCGCTTGGAACGGTCCGGTATCCACCGGGATGGTATCTCTACGTGGGGTCAGCCCGGCAGGGGCTCCAGGCGCGAATAAACCGCCACCGGCGGCGGGGACGGAAGAAGCTGCACTGGCATATCGATTATCTTCGCGAGGAAACTTCCTGGGTTGAGGCCTTTCCCTTTCGGGGCCCCGGGCGCGACGAGGCGTCGCTGGTGGAGGCTTTTCTGCCTCTGGCAGACAGCTCGATCCCCCGGTTTGGCGCCAGCGACAGCACCTGCGAATCTCATCTCCTGCACTTTCACCAGGACCCCCGACGATCACGGGATTTTATCGAGGCTCTTTTGCAGGAACGCCGTCGCACGCTCCTGACGGCAATCGGCACGGAAGAGGACAGCTCCGGCCTTGGACGGCTTCGGCCTTGA
- a CDS encoding AMP-binding protein translates to MKFQLEAYTLDRFADRVFSLYADRPSLASYGNDPVTYREMQQQMVERQDLLLSRGIGRGDKVAIVGTSTPEWAISYLAVMTIGAVAVPIMEEFPPEDIRGILERARVQGVFTTEHLWNGFGGDRLTGFRLVYEMQQNQVLQEDPGEPRQREPLQEDDLAEILFTSGTTGFSKGVMLTHRNLVSNLFEGPDLVGCIHDHSRTLSLLPLAHAYGSTSGFLSIIYNGSALYFLGKKPTPKLLMSALAEIQPTILGGVPLIFEKLYARRIAPLIARKPLFRWLAAGPRRKKFLYTLIGARVRKSFGGKIECAIIGGAPLSREVELFLRAARIPTVLGYGMTEASPLITFSSREGVKIGSVGHPVTDVEIKIVDPDPATGVGDVWVRGPNVMKGYYEDPAETAAVLTPDGWLKTGDKGYLDEDSYLYLKGRSKNVIIGPSGENIYPEVIEGLLLQCVEVDEALVLEREGRLVALIYPSPDLLEQMNRQGAEDRTKAEARRKVEDRLEAVRREVNGRLPGYSHITAVQLQETEFVKTVSNKIKRAVYYDQDQ, encoded by the coding sequence ATGAAATTTCAACTCGAAGCCTATACCCTGGATCGCTTTGCCGACCGCGTCTTTTCCTTGTACGCAGATCGTCCTTCCCTTGCTTCTTACGGCAACGATCCTGTTACCTATCGCGAGATGCAGCAACAGATGGTGGAGCGCCAGGATCTCCTCCTCTCCCGGGGAATCGGCCGGGGGGACAAAGTCGCTATCGTGGGGACATCCACCCCGGAGTGGGCAATTTCCTATCTGGCCGTCATGACCATAGGGGCCGTAGCTGTACCAATTATGGAGGAGTTTCCCCCCGAGGATATCCGGGGAATCCTGGAGCGAGCCCGGGTGCAGGGCGTTTTTACCACGGAGCATCTGTGGAACGGCTTTGGCGGGGATCGTCTCACGGGGTTCCGGCTGGTCTACGAGATGCAGCAGAACCAGGTTCTTCAGGAAGATCCCGGTGAGCCGCGACAGCGAGAGCCCCTTCAGGAAGATGATCTCGCCGAGATTCTCTTCACCTCAGGGACAACAGGTTTCAGCAAAGGCGTCATGCTCACCCACCGGAACCTGGTCTCCAACCTCTTCGAGGGGCCGGACCTGGTGGGGTGCATCCACGATCACTCCCGCACCCTCTCGCTCCTGCCTCTGGCCCACGCCTACGGTTCAACTTCGGGGTTCCTCTCCATCATCTACAACGGGTCGGCCCTGTATTTCCTGGGCAAAAAGCCCACGCCCAAGCTTCTTATGTCGGCCCTGGCCGAGATCCAGCCCACCATCCTTGGTGGGGTTCCCCTGATCTTTGAAAAACTCTACGCCCGCAGGATCGCTCCCCTGATCGCCCGCAAACCTCTTTTTCGCTGGCTCGCAGCGGGGCCTCGGCGCAAGAAATTCCTCTACACTCTCATTGGCGCGCGGGTTCGCAAGAGCTTCGGAGGAAAGATCGAGTGTGCCATCATCGGAGGCGCACCCCTCTCCCGGGAGGTGGAGCTCTTTCTTCGGGCTGCCCGGATTCCCACCGTCCTCGGCTACGGCATGACCGAGGCATCGCCGCTGATCACCTTCAGCTCCCGGGAAGGCGTGAAGATCGGTTCGGTGGGCCACCCCGTCACGGATGTCGAGATCAAGATAGTCGATCCGGATCCGGCAACGGGCGTAGGAGATGTCTGGGTTCGCGGACCTAACGTGATGAAAGGCTACTACGAGGACCCCGCCGAGACCGCCGCTGTTCTGACCCCCGACGGGTGGCTCAAGACCGGTGACAAGGGATACCTGGACGAGGATTCCTACCTCTACCTCAAGGGACGCAGCAAAAATGTTATCATCGGTCCCTCGGGAGAGAACATCTATCCCGAAGTGATCGAGGGACTCCTGCTCCAGTGCGTCGAGGTGGACGAGGCTCTGGTCCTTGAGCGAGAGGGCAGGCTGGTTGCGCTGATCTATCCCTCGCCGGATCTGCTGGAGCAGATGAACCGCCAGGGTGCGGAAGATCGAACGAAGGCAGAGGCTCGCAGGAAGGTCGAAGACCGTCTGGAGGCGGTGCGTCGTGAGGTTAACGGGCGGTTGCCCGGTTATTCGCACATCACGGCGGTCCAGCTTCAGGAAACGGAGTTCGTCAAGACCGTGAGCAACAAAATCAAGCGCGCTGTTTACTACGACCAGGATCAGTAG
- a CDS encoding ATP:cob(I)alamin adenosyltransferase, with the protein MWFGKESGKSGAGGDPQEDLTPVTTRGGDDGRSGLLDGSRRFKDDPVFDALGYVDETQVALGCCRAVAGAPETASDPLVKSLVGQIEQEQYKLLVAGGVMACPVNVPFVAGQEIITDADVARLEERITWWRQRAELEPRFFVAGDSLLGAECDRARTVVRRAERAVVRVVRAQGREEQKAVSRYLNRLSDWFFILARWADKGFPLAD; encoded by the coding sequence ATGTGGTTTGGTAAGGAATCCGGGAAGAGTGGTGCTGGTGGAGATCCTCAGGAAGATCTCACACCCGTGACCACCCGTGGCGGGGACGACGGACGAAGTGGCCTGCTCGATGGCTCGCGGCGGTTCAAGGATGATCCGGTCTTTGACGCCCTGGGTTACGTGGACGAAACCCAGGTGGCCTTGGGCTGCTGCCGGGCTGTTGCAGGAGCACCAGAGACAGCCTCGGACCCTCTGGTGAAATCATTGGTTGGGCAGATTGAACAGGAACAGTACAAGCTTCTTGTGGCTGGCGGAGTCATGGCCTGCCCGGTGAACGTCCCCTTTGTTGCGGGACAGGAGATTATCACCGACGCCGATGTGGCGCGTCTGGAAGAGAGGATAACCTGGTGGCGTCAACGCGCCGAGCTGGAGCCCCGATTCTTCGTTGCTGGTGATTCCCTTCTGGGCGCCGAGTGCGATAGGGCCCGCACGGTGGTTCGCAGGGCGGAGCGGGCAGTGGTTCGAGTGGTTCGCGCCCAGGGGAGGGAAGAGCAGAAGGCGGTCTCCCGCTACCTCAACAGGCTCAGCGACTGGTTCTTTATCCTCGCCCGTTGGGCTGACAAGGGGTTCCCTCTGGCCGACTGA
- the hrpB gene encoding ATP-dependent helicase HrpB yields MRLPSYPVSEIRQELTQTVRTCPLTVLRAPPGTGKSTLVPLFLAEAVPGEIWLLQPRRAAVRAVAQRLRTLAGETAPVGWITRDGRDLPRNCRILVMTEGVFLRRLVANPELRGVSCLLLDEFHERSLAVDLSFVLARQAQDVFAPHLRILILSATLDAAWVRSLGVPVLEAEAKSHHLEIRYLPPGPGESEIDQAAGVALARLRRGRQGILVFLPGEGEIRRCLERLKRNAPEATVLPLYGRQTPGEQNRALEPPKEGEQRIVVATNVAETSLTIPGITCVIDGGLRRRPVIDRGRGVRRMVTDRISQASAVQRAGRAGRTGPGEALRLWPETEQLRPFDPPEITTADLAGLLLVLAAWGDISRDHYSWPDPPPAEHLLEARELLADLGALDPRGTITPRGEALYQLPLEPRLAAMVLDARDSARAPVLAALLEEGEILQPHAASRAGANLEGRLEILEHHDLDQGSESDDLRPGAARRIKTEARRIQGVLRKIPGKLSGEERGRVEGWSGLLVSAFPDRVGRRLEGNRYRLIRGGEFRLLPGRDGFAPDWIVAAELQQGPAGASIQLAMSLEEPLLSSLVADRETVQDEFFLQDGLVRVRRQRYLGDILLSGTPLALKEAGRARDALVDLVRREGISCLGWSDSARRLQKRLIFLWSHRVRLGQDWPDLSDQGLEETLDEWLPSVLSDSPGADCLKAVSMVPVLQGRVPWDILPLLDRLAPDFFRLPDGFRQRLRYEGDRWILSARIQQLFGLVDLPRPAGIPLEVELLSPARRPVQRTSDLAGFWRSTYQEVRRELRGRYPKHAWPENPLEIPSGEGSRSRRRQ; encoded by the coding sequence GTGAGGCTTCCCTCCTATCCCGTTTCGGAGATACGCCAGGAGCTCACGCAGACGGTTCGGACCTGTCCCCTGACGGTTCTCCGGGCACCCCCGGGAACGGGCAAGTCCACCCTGGTGCCGCTCTTTCTCGCCGAGGCTGTCCCGGGGGAGATTTGGTTGCTGCAACCCCGTCGTGCGGCCGTGCGGGCCGTGGCCCAACGGTTGCGAACCCTGGCAGGGGAGACCGCTCCTGTGGGGTGGATCACCAGAGACGGGAGAGATCTGCCCCGAAACTGCAGGATCCTTGTCATGACCGAGGGGGTCTTTCTCCGGCGTCTTGTGGCAAATCCCGAGCTCCGGGGAGTTTCCTGCCTTCTTCTTGATGAGTTCCACGAACGCTCTCTGGCGGTGGACCTGTCCTTTGTTCTGGCCCGGCAGGCCCAGGATGTGTTTGCTCCTCATCTCCGGATCCTGATTCTCTCGGCTACACTGGATGCTGCCTGGGTTCGCTCCCTGGGAGTGCCTGTGCTGGAGGCCGAGGCAAAAAGTCATCACCTTGAGATCCGATATCTGCCTCCTGGTCCGGGAGAAAGCGAGATCGACCAGGCTGCCGGGGTTGCTCTGGCCCGGCTTCGGCGGGGCAGGCAGGGGATACTGGTGTTTCTCCCCGGCGAGGGCGAGATCCGCCGTTGCCTGGAACGGCTGAAACGGAACGCCCCGGAAGCTACAGTTCTTCCTCTCTACGGACGGCAAACACCCGGGGAACAGAATCGTGCCCTGGAGCCTCCCAAAGAGGGTGAGCAACGAATTGTGGTGGCCACCAACGTTGCCGAGACCAGCTTGACCATTCCCGGGATAACCTGCGTGATCGACGGGGGCTTGCGTCGCCGCCCGGTGATTGACCGGGGAAGGGGAGTTCGCCGGATGGTAACAGACCGGATCAGCCAGGCCTCAGCGGTCCAGCGGGCGGGGCGGGCCGGCAGGACGGGGCCGGGCGAGGCGCTGCGGCTCTGGCCCGAGACGGAACAGCTTCGTCCTTTTGACCCTCCCGAGATCACCACGGCGGATCTGGCGGGGCTTCTTCTTGTCCTGGCGGCCTGGGGCGATATCTCGCGGGACCACTACAGCTGGCCCGATCCTCCTCCTGCGGAACATCTTCTGGAGGCGCGGGAGCTTCTTGCCGATCTGGGAGCTCTCGATCCCCGGGGAACGATCACCCCCCGGGGAGAGGCCCTCTACCAGCTTCCTCTGGAACCCCGTCTGGCTGCCATGGTTCTTGACGCCCGCGATTCTGCGAGGGCCCCTGTGCTGGCAGCGCTTCTGGAAGAGGGGGAGATCCTCCAACCCCACGCAGCCAGCCGTGCCGGGGCCAATCTGGAAGGGCGGCTCGAGATTCTGGAACACCACGATCTGGATCAGGGGAGCGAGAGCGACGACCTTCGCCCCGGTGCGGCCCGGCGAATCAAAACCGAGGCCCGGCGTATTCAGGGAGTCCTCCGGAAGATTCCCGGAAAACTCTCGGGAGAGGAGCGGGGTCGCGTCGAGGGATGGAGTGGCCTGCTGGTGAGCGCCTTTCCCGATCGGGTGGGGCGTCGTCTGGAAGGAAACCGCTACCGTCTGATCAGGGGAGGCGAGTTTCGGCTCTTGCCGGGGCGGGACGGCTTTGCCCCTGACTGGATTGTTGCCGCCGAACTCCAGCAGGGGCCGGCTGGCGCCTCGATACAGCTGGCCATGTCTCTGGAAGAGCCTCTCCTGTCCTCGCTCGTGGCTGACCGTGAAACGGTGCAGGACGAGTTTTTCCTTCAGGATGGTCTGGTTCGGGTTCGCCGGCAGCGATACCTGGGAGATATCCTCCTTTCAGGGACTCCCCTGGCCCTGAAAGAGGCGGGTCGGGCCCGGGATGCCCTGGTTGATCTGGTTCGCCGCGAGGGGATTTCCTGCCTGGGGTGGAGCGATTCTGCCCGGCGCCTTCAAAAACGGTTGATTTTTCTCTGGTCGCACCGGGTCCGGCTCGGGCAGGATTGGCCCGATCTCTCGGACCAGGGACTGGAAGAGACGCTGGATGAGTGGCTGCCTTCCGTCTTGTCGGATTCTCCGGGAGCGGATTGCCTGAAAGCGGTGTCCATGGTTCCTGTTTTGCAGGGCCGGGTTCCCTGGGATATCCTTCCGCTTCTGGACCGGCTGGCGCCGGACTTTTTCCGGCTTCCTGATGGCTTTCGCCAGCGTCTTCGCTACGAGGGAGACCGGTGGATTCTCTCGGCACGGATACAGCAGCTTTTTGGCCTGGTGGATCTGCCCCGGCCGGCGGGTATTCCTCTGGAGGTAGAGCTTCTCTCTCCCGCCCGGCGGCCCGTACAGCGTACTTCCGATCTGGCCGGGTTCTGGCGCTCTACCTATCAGGAGGTGCGCCGGGAACTCCGGGGGCGGTACCCCAAACACGCCTGGCCCGAGAATCCTCTGGAGATTCCCTCCGGAGAGGGCTCCCGATCGCGGCGCAGACAATAA